Genomic DNA from Desulfonema ishimotonii:
TGCTTACTGTTCATTGTCTTATCTGTCCGTCGCCGAGAACCACGAACTTCGTGGTGGTCAGATCCTCCACCCCCATCGGACCGAAAGCGTGAAGTTTGGAGGTGCTGATGCCGATCTCCGCGCCCAGGCCAAGCTCTCCGCCGTCGTTGAACCGCGTGGAGGCATTGACCAGCACCACGGAGGAGTCGGTCTCCCGGACAAACCGCCGTGCCCGTGCGTAGTCCTGTGTCACAACCGCCTCCGTATGGGCCGACCCGTATTGCGTCATATGGGCGATGGCCGCGTCCATATCCGGCACCACCTTTACCGAGAGAATCAGGTCCACATATTCCTCATACCAGTCCCCCTCTGTGGCCGCCTTGATGTCCGGCAGAATCGCACAGGTTTCGGGACATCCCCGGAGTTCCACCCCGGCTTCGGCAAATTTTTTCGCCATTGCGGGCAGAAACCGGTTCGCAACGGCCCTGTGGACCAGCAGGGTTTCCATGGCGTTGCACACGCCCGGCCGCTGAACTTTTGAATTGAAGCTGATCGCTTCGGCCATATCGGGATCAGCACCCTCATCAACATAAACATGGCAGACGCCTTTGTAATGTTTCAGAACCGGAATTTTTGAGTGTTCCACCACAAAACGGATCAGTCCCTCTCCGCCGCGCGGGATGATCAGGTCGATAGATTCCTCCTGGGCCAGCAGGTGTGTGACCGCCTCCCGGTCCCGCATGGGCACCACCTGAACCGCCTTTTCCGGCATACCGGTTTCCCGGAGCGCATCGGCGATCACTGAGGCCAGGGCCTGGTTGGAGTGCAGTGCCTCGGAGCCGCCGCGCAGAATAACGGCGTTACCGGCCTTGAAACAAAGCCCTGCCGCATCAATGGTCACATTGGGTCGGGATTCGTAGATGATGCCGATCACGCCCAGGGGGATGCGCATTTTGGATACCTGAAGCCCGTTGGGCCGGGTCCGGGTCTCTGTCATGGCCCCGACCGGGTCCTCCTGCTGCGCCACCTCCCGAAGCCCGCGGGCCATCGACTGAATGGTCGCGTCTTTGACGGTCAGCCGGTCGATCATGGCGGCGGAAAGGCCCATTTCTTCCGCCCGGACCAGATCCTTTCTGTTTTCCGCCTGAATGCGTTCCGCATCGGCCTCGATTTTTTCAGCGATCTTCAGCAGCACCTCATTTTTCTTGTGCGAAGAACATCTCGCCATCTCAACAGAGGCCGCCCTTGCCGCCTTTGCCATCTCTGTAATTATGGATTCAATAGCCATCTTTCTCCCTCTGTTTTTCTAATCTGTGGATCAATACCGCAGCATTACTCTGATTCAGAACAGGTAAAGCTATCATATATAAGAGGATTATGCGAAGTGCAAGGGGGGATACAGATATCTGCGATGCGTGTCCGGGCTTTCAGGCAACCGCGCATATTTTTTGATGCCCCTGTAAAAAATTCCGTAGGGTGGGTACAATGCTTTTCCGTGCCCACCGGGTTTCAGCCACGCCATCACATCCGGGTCGGGATTGCCTGCAACCCGGTGGGCACAAAAAGACGTGCCCACCTACCGGAGTCAGCAATAACGCTTTGAAATGAATAAACTCAGATCGTCTCACCCGTTTTTTTCTCCCTGCAATCCGATCGGCGAAGCTATCAGGGCGATTCAAACAGGCTCAGATAGGACAGAAGTATCAGCACCCGCTGCCTGACGATTGCCACTCGGGAGTCGATATGCATGGGCCGGTACATGGTTCCGTCAAAGCCTGCATAGATGCTGCCGATGGATTCAAATTCCCGGTCACGGTATCTGAGCCACGCCAACTGGGCGGTTTTGAGCGCCTTTTTTTCTTTCGGATTCAGCCGGGCCATCAGTTCACCATACACCCGGTTCAGTTCCCTGTCCCAACTGTCATAGGCCACACCGAGGCAATTCACCATCCCGGCGGTACTGGTGTCCCTGTCCATACACCGGTTCAGTCTGACGGTAATGGGATGGCTGTTTTCCTCACCGGCGGCCCCTCTGTCGTCGTCCAGAAATTCCGGGATATCTGAAACCGGGACACCCACCGTCATCGCCAGATTCCGCCAGCGCCCGTCTGTACGGATATAGACATAGGCCAGATCCACCCCTTTTCCGTTAACGGCCAGCTCATAATACGATCCGGATGCGGGCCGGACTTCAACGCCCCTTACGGTCAGCGATGTCCAGGCAGCATCGCCGCAGGGCGCGCAGAACCGCCTCAGTTCCATGCCCGGTGAAACAAGCGCTGCGGCCTGATATGCTTTGCCCTTCTCAATCAATGCCGCCTGATCGGCAAAGGCCCCCCCGGCAAAGGCAAGCAAAGACAATAAAATTCCCCAAAACAGCTTTTGCATCATAAAACCTCCGGTTGTCAGCGGGCACTGTACAGGACAAAAAACGCTAACATTCTGATATTATTGAATGCTATGCTTTCGAGCGAAACACCCTAAGTATTTGATATTAAATAGTTTTTGAAATCTTACGTAATTTTTTGTCCTGTACAGTGGTCAGCGGGTTAAAGTTCCGGCCAGCTCCCATCCTCTTGGCGATCCGTCCGACTATCACATATTGCGTTGAACACATAATCATAAATTGGATGTTTCCGTATATATCTGATATGACGCTGTCGTGTCATTCCTTTAAAAATTGTTAAAAATTCTCCTCCTGTGAATCACTCTGTAATATGTGCTGAACCTGATTCTATAACTATTTAAAATCAAATGATTATATCAGAAAAAGCCTTAACAGAAAAGTTCCGCGGTCCGGAATTGGTTAATTTTTTACTCCGGCAAAGAGGCATCATGGCAAACATTTCAAATTTTTACTGTCACCGGAATGATAAAAAAGACGACTGTGCTAAATCAGCTCCTTCGTGAATTTCAAAATTTTTTTGAAATAAACGATACAGATCGTCTTTTTGAGGGGGAATATACTCCTCGGACTTTGGTTTTTCCTGGCATGAAAAATGCCTAAATATTACCCGATTATTTTAAAAAAATCGGAGATGAAAAAATCATGAAAAAACCCAAAAAACGTTCTCTGAATATCAGAACCCATATTTTCATGCCGGAAGAAACCGGAACCCTGAAAAAATACCGGGACGGGCCGAAGGATTTCCGCCTGAGACTCCGTTTCATTGCGCTCCTGCTGATCGCCGGTAATACCGGAATTCCCACTGTGGCCTCATCAGTGGGAAAGGATGTCAGAACTGTGGAAACGTGGTATGAGAAGTACCTTGCATCGGGTCCCGATGCCCTGAATTCCTTTCAGTACAAAGCGAAACAGTGCTTTCTGTCAGATGATCAGCTGGCAGACACGGTCGCATGGGTAAGGAGAGAACTCCCCTCCGATACGAAAGTCATCGGTCATCATATAAAAAAAAAGACCGGGGTTGCCTACAGCCGGAGCGCGATTGAAAAGCTCCTTAAAAAGAAGGGGCTGAGATGGCTCCGTCCGAAACTGATTCCGGGGAAACCGCCGTCCGAAGAAAAACAGACTGATTTTATTGAAAATATAAAAAACTTCGCAAGTCCGCCGCCGATCCTGAATCAGGCAGGGTTGTTATTTTCTGTGATGCCATGCATTTCGTTCATCAGACCGTGTCCTCGGTGTGTTGGGGAGATCCGTCCGAACGACCTGTGTTTAAATCAGATTCAGGGCGTCAGCGCTTAAATATCATGGGCGGATATAACCCCGTAACCTGTGAGCTGATACATGAGACTCAATGCCGTTTCCTTAAGGGCGGCGGAGTTCTGAACTGAAAGTTCGGAACACTGAAATAATTCAGAAAAATACTGCCAAACTTTCAGTTTGGCACTCCTTAATTTTCTTAAGGAAACGGCATTGACATGAGACTGACGAAAAAAACTGTGATTCCGAAAAGGCGGTCATTTTTTTCGGAAAACTGCTCAGAGCTTACCCGAAAGCCCGTATGATAAAGGTTATCGCTGATAATGTCACTTATTTTCATGCCCGGAATACAAAGGAGTGGCCTGAGAAAAATCCCCGGATCAGTCTGTGTTTTCTCCCGGCTTATGCCCCGAATCTGAATCTGATCGAACGGCTTTGGCGCTTTGTAAAAGGGAAACTGATAAAAAACACTTATTATGAGAAATATAAAACATTCCGATGCCATACTTTCCGCCTTCTGAATAACATACATCATTATTATAAAAGCGAGTTATCATCTCTTATGGCAGAAAATTTTCAGATAATCCGGCAGTGAAAGCAATAAATGTGCCTGGAAAACCCAAGGTCTGAATAGTATACTAAAAAAAACGGTCATATCCATACCGGGAGACAGAATTATCGTTGCAAAGACTGCGGCAGACAGTTTGTAAGCGTGAGTGAGAAAAAAACTGTTTCCGGGTCTGAGAAAAATATAA
This window encodes:
- a CDS encoding glutamate-5-semialdehyde dehydrogenase, producing the protein MAIESIITEMAKAARAASVEMARCSSHKKNEVLLKIAEKIEADAERIQAENRKDLVRAEEMGLSAAMIDRLTVKDATIQSMARGLREVAQQEDPVGAMTETRTRPNGLQVSKMRIPLGVIGIIYESRPNVTIDAAGLCFKAGNAVILRGGSEALHSNQALASVIADALRETGMPEKAVQVVPMRDREAVTHLLAQEESIDLIIPRGGEGLIRFVVEHSKIPVLKHYKGVCHVYVDEGADPDMAEAISFNSKVQRPGVCNAMETLLVHRAVANRFLPAMAKKFAEAGVELRGCPETCAILPDIKAATEGDWYEEYVDLILSVKVVPDMDAAIAHMTQYGSAHTEAVVTQDYARARRFVRETDSSVVLVNASTRFNDGGELGLGAEIGISTSKLHAFGPMGVEDLTTTKFVVLGDGQIRQ
- a CDS encoding lysozyme inhibitor LprI family protein, whose translation is MMQKLFWGILLSLLAFAGGAFADQAALIEKGKAYQAAALVSPGMELRRFCAPCGDAAWTSLTVRGVEVRPASGSYYELAVNGKGVDLAYVYIRTDGRWRNLAMTVGVPVSDIPEFLDDDRGAAGEENSHPITVRLNRCMDRDTSTAGMVNCLGVAYDSWDRELNRVYGELMARLNPKEKKALKTAQLAWLRYRDREFESIGSIYAGFDGTMYRPMHIDSRVAIVRQRVLILLSYLSLFESP
- a CDS encoding helix-turn-helix domain-containing protein, with amino-acid sequence MKKPKKRSLNIRTHIFMPEETGTLKKYRDGPKDFRLRLRFIALLLIAGNTGIPTVASSVGKDVRTVETWYEKYLASGPDALNSFQYKAKQCFLSDDQLADTVAWVRRELPSDTKVIGHHIKKKTGVAYSRSAIEKLLKKKGLRWLRPKLIPGKPPSEEKQTDFIENIKNFASPPPILNQAGLLFSVMPCISFIRPCPRCVGEIRPNDLCLNQIQGVSA